In Myxocyprinus asiaticus isolate MX2 ecotype Aquarium Trade chromosome 46, UBuf_Myxa_2, whole genome shotgun sequence, a single window of DNA contains:
- the LOC127435649 gene encoding G/T mismatch-specific thymine DNA glycosylase-like isoform X1, whose protein sequence is MDERLYGSLPNAPSEYLQQWVQSAQQHLQALQAQYPHMANGNAAVMMEGPREERGMQQMPVYPEDAAQQEPGAPQQAPAKGKRGRPASKEPKAKAKPGPKPKKSKDDKEAPPAEGQEKIDETFKKVKRKVDRFKGMSEEEVMKKTLPDILTYNLDYVIIGINPGLMAAYIGRWFPGPGNHFWKCLFLSGFTEKLLNHMDDQSLPEKYSIGFTNMVERATPGSKDLSSKELREGGKILVEKLKKFKPLIAVFNGKCIYEMFCREIFGKKPKTLEFGLQPHKIPDFETALYLMPSSSARCAQFPRAQDKVHFYIKLRELRDQLKGVIRSKEIEEVNYSFDLGLAKEDAKRIAVKEEQYDPGYEAAFGGTYGDPAPDIGQSNGYCNFSTSEETAQAAERPPTNPNPVDQVQDGQWMTQSFADQIPDICSISQGQTWGV, encoded by the exons ATGGATGAAAGGCTCTATGGATCTTTGCCAAATGCCCCCTCGGAATACCTCCAACAATG ggtTCAGTCAGCTCAGCAGCATCTGCAAGCCCTTCAGGCTCAATATCCCCACATGGCTAATGGCAATGCTGCCGTTATGATGGAAGGACCAAGAGAAGAGAGGGGCATGCAGCAGATGCCTGTGTACCCAGAAGATGCTGCTcaacaggaacctggtgctccaCAGCAAG CACCTGCTAAAGGTAAGAGAGGAAGGCCAGCAAGCAAAGAGCCTAAAGCTAAAGCTAAACCTGGACCCAAGCCTAAAAAATCCAAGGACGATAAGGAGGCCCCACCTGCTGAGGGACAGGAAAAGATTGATGAGACCTTCAAGAAAGTGAAGAGGAAAGTCGATCGCTTTAAGGGAATGTCAGAGGAGGAAGTCATGAAGAAGACACTGCCTGACATCCTTACTTACAACCTTGACTATGTCATT ATTGGAATTAATCCAGGGTTGATGGCAGCCTACATCGGAAGATGGTTCCCTGGACCAGGAAACCACTTTT GGAAGTGTCTTTTCCTGTCAGGATTCACTGAGAAGCTGCTAAATCACATGGATGATCAGAGTTTGCCTGAGAAATACAGCATCGGCTTTACAAATATGGTGGAAAGAGCAACGCCAGGAAGCAAAGATCTCTCAAG TAAAGAGCTTCGAGAAGGAGGAAAAATCCTAGTGGAAAAATTAAAGAAATTCAAGCCACTCATAGCAGTTTTTAATGGGAAAT GTATTTATGAAATGTTCTGTAGAGAGATATTTGGGAAAAAGCCCAAAACACTTGAATTTGGCCTACAGCCTCACAAGATTCCGGATTTTGAGACA GCGTTGTACCTGATGCCCTCTTCCAGTGCCCGCTGTGCTCAGTTCCCACGTGCTCAGGACAAAGTGCATTTCTACATCAAGTTGCGAGAGCTCAGGGACCAACTGAAGGGTGTAATCAGGAGCAAGGAGATTGAGGAAGTGAACTATAGCTTTGATCTCGGCCTGGCCAAAG AGGATGCTAAAAGGATTGCCGTCAAGGAGGAGCAGTATGATCCTGGTTATGAGGCAGCTTTTGGGGGAACTTATGGAGATCCTGCTCCTGATATCGGCCAAAGCAATGGATATTGTAACTTCTCCACATCCGAGGAGACAG CTCAAGCAGCTGAGAGGCCACCTACGAACCCAAACCCAGTCGACCAAGTTCAGGATGGTCAGTGGATGACACAGTCTTTCGCTGATCAGATCCCAGACATCTGCAGCATCTCTCAAGGCCAAACCTGGGGTGTATGA
- the LOC127435649 gene encoding G/T mismatch-specific thymine DNA glycosylase-like isoform X2 yields the protein MANGNAAVMMEGPREERGMQQMPVYPEDAAQQEPGAPQQAPAKGKRGRPASKEPKAKAKPGPKPKKSKDDKEAPPAEGQEKIDETFKKVKRKVDRFKGMSEEEVMKKTLPDILTYNLDYVIIGINPGLMAAYIGRWFPGPGNHFWKCLFLSGFTEKLLNHMDDQSLPEKYSIGFTNMVERATPGSKDLSSKELREGGKILVEKLKKFKPLIAVFNGKCIYEMFCREIFGKKPKTLEFGLQPHKIPDFETALYLMPSSSARCAQFPRAQDKVHFYIKLRELRDQLKGVIRSKEIEEVNYSFDLGLAKEDAKRIAVKEEQYDPGYEAAFGGTYGDPAPDIGQSNGYCNFSTSEETAQAAERPPTNPNPVDQVQDGQWMTQSFADQIPDICSISQGQTWGV from the exons ATGGCTAATGGCAATGCTGCCGTTATGATGGAAGGACCAAGAGAAGAGAGGGGCATGCAGCAGATGCCTGTGTACCCAGAAGATGCTGCTcaacaggaacctggtgctccaCAGCAAG CACCTGCTAAAGGTAAGAGAGGAAGGCCAGCAAGCAAAGAGCCTAAAGCTAAAGCTAAACCTGGACCCAAGCCTAAAAAATCCAAGGACGATAAGGAGGCCCCACCTGCTGAGGGACAGGAAAAGATTGATGAGACCTTCAAGAAAGTGAAGAGGAAAGTCGATCGCTTTAAGGGAATGTCAGAGGAGGAAGTCATGAAGAAGACACTGCCTGACATCCTTACTTACAACCTTGACTATGTCATT ATTGGAATTAATCCAGGGTTGATGGCAGCCTACATCGGAAGATGGTTCCCTGGACCAGGAAACCACTTTT GGAAGTGTCTTTTCCTGTCAGGATTCACTGAGAAGCTGCTAAATCACATGGATGATCAGAGTTTGCCTGAGAAATACAGCATCGGCTTTACAAATATGGTGGAAAGAGCAACGCCAGGAAGCAAAGATCTCTCAAG TAAAGAGCTTCGAGAAGGAGGAAAAATCCTAGTGGAAAAATTAAAGAAATTCAAGCCACTCATAGCAGTTTTTAATGGGAAAT GTATTTATGAAATGTTCTGTAGAGAGATATTTGGGAAAAAGCCCAAAACACTTGAATTTGGCCTACAGCCTCACAAGATTCCGGATTTTGAGACA GCGTTGTACCTGATGCCCTCTTCCAGTGCCCGCTGTGCTCAGTTCCCACGTGCTCAGGACAAAGTGCATTTCTACATCAAGTTGCGAGAGCTCAGGGACCAACTGAAGGGTGTAATCAGGAGCAAGGAGATTGAGGAAGTGAACTATAGCTTTGATCTCGGCCTGGCCAAAG AGGATGCTAAAAGGATTGCCGTCAAGGAGGAGCAGTATGATCCTGGTTATGAGGCAGCTTTTGGGGGAACTTATGGAGATCCTGCTCCTGATATCGGCCAAAGCAATGGATATTGTAACTTCTCCACATCCGAGGAGACAG CTCAAGCAGCTGAGAGGCCACCTACGAACCCAAACCCAGTCGACCAAGTTCAGGATGGTCAGTGGATGACACAGTCTTTCGCTGATCAGATCCCAGACATCTGCAGCATCTCTCAAGGCCAAACCTGGGGTGTATGA
- the LOC127435650 gene encoding patatin-like phospholipase domain-containing protein 2, translated as MLKNMKESAKEWNISFAGCGFLMAYYCGVYSCLFERARFLLEGVTKICGASSGALMGVILACQMSPTKCCENLLEMSQEARKGTLGAVHPSFNLLKIVQNFLTRDLPDNAHILATGRLCVSLTRVSDGTNVLVSEFDSKEDLIQALVCSCFYPLYCGVIPPSYHGIRYVDGALSDNMPYSSLRNTITISPFSGESDISPYGNPFYFHEIHYNNVSIHINFINAYRVVIAFLPPKPEVLADMCQNGYKDAFIFLKENELLKVQSPLSELTLTNDWDHFPSSWRNVTEHKPTKDEDYYITSWSKVNKHSKNILPESIKKVFCKARMRENEEMRCTLSGKLSCFVMWCILPVEMAYHMLLRLAEWSPEMWSDLRWMCQMTSEVIRWVWKKAFSRSHLQAHKSPVLHHNGFSSSDSTD; from the exons ATGTTGAAGAACATGAAGGAGTCTGCTAAAGAATGGAATATTTCTTTTGCCGGCTGTGGATTTCTGATGGCGTACTACTGTGGAGTTTATAGCTGTTTATTTGAACGTGCACGGTTTCTACTTGAGGGGGTGACAAAGATTTGTGGGGCTTCATCTGGTGCCCTCATGGGTGTAATATTAGCATGTCAAATGTCTCCAA CCAAATGCTGTGAAAATTTGCTGGAAATGTCCCAAGAGGCTCGAAAAGGCACTCTGGGTGCCGTACATCCCTCCTTCAACTTGTTGAAGATAGTACAAAACTTCCTGACCCGAGATCTGCCTGACAACGCCCACATACTCGCCACCGGACGACTGTGTGTGTCCCTCACACGTGTGTCAGATGGAACAAATGTGTTGGTGTCCGAGTTTGACAGCAAAGAAGATCTCATTCAG GCGCTGGTTTGTAGCTGTTTTTATCCACTGTACTGTGGCGTGATACCTCCAAGCTATCATGGAATT AGGTATGTAGATGGAGCATTAAGTGATAACATGCCTTACTCTAGTCTGAGAAACACAATCACCATCTCCCCTTTTTCTGGGGAGAGTGACATCAGTCCTTATGGCAACCCCTTTTACTTCcatgaaatacattacaataacGTCAGCATTCACATCAACTTCATAAACGCATATCGAGTGGTCATTGCGTTTTTACCTCCAAAACCAGAA GTTTTGGCTGACATGTGTCAAAATGGCTATAAGGATGCtttcatatttttaaaagaaaatg AACTTCTGAAGGTCCAGTCACCGCTATCTGAGTTGACCTTGACTAATGACTGGGATCATTTTCCATCATCTTGGAGAAATGTTACAGAACACAAGCCAACAAAAGATGAAGATTATTATATTACAAGTTGGTCAAAAGTGAACAAACATTCTAAAAACATCCTTCCAGAGTCCATCAAAAAAG TGTTTTGTAAGGCCAGGATGAGGGAAAATGAAGAAATGAGATGCACTCTCTCAGGAAAGCTGAGTTGCTTTGTAATGTGGTGCATTCTGCCAGTGGAGATGGCTTACCACATGCTGCTTAG GCTTGCTGAATGGTCTCCAGAGATGTGGTCTGATCTGAGGTGGATGTGCCAGATGACCAGTGAAGTTATTAgatgggtgtggaagaaagcttTCTCAAGAAG TCATTTACAAGCACACAAGTCTCCAGTTCTTCATCACAATGGCTTTTCATCTTCTGATTCAACTGACTGA